The genomic DNA aattattagatttatgTGAGTTTACTTCAAAATCATTTGTGAATTTATGGAGGGTGCGTAAGAATTTCCTTATGCATCATAACCACATTCGATGAATCACACTTACTTACTTACTACCAACTCTCACTGTGAAGTACTCATTGTTCGTTAATCACGATGATCATCATCAAATTTCAGATTCTCAGCTTTTTCATCTACctcttgtttcttcttctttttctaccaAACAATGTTCACGCTTCAATCCATTACTACTCCAAACAACCCTTCACTCACCGCTCCAATGCTTTCTTCTTCCATGCCGGCGCTGAAGCTCTATTCTCCTCTTCCTTCATCCGCTTCGAATCCATCTCCTTCACTCGCCCCAAACACTCCGCCATCATCCACGGCCAAATGCAGCAGAACACCGGTCTCATCGAATCCATCATTCTCGAAGTCAAAGACCGTAACCGTATCGGTGGTTTTTATTTCAATCCCAAATCTGATTTAATTTGCTGCGACCCATTTCTCTCTAAAACCCAAAATTGTAATCTTGGCGAAGTTATCATTCATAACAACCCCCAAAATCCTAACTTTCCCAAAAGGctcaaaactttttttcaagGTACTAATCAAATTGCTCATATGGATCCTCAAACTGTTCAAATTAATGCTACTGGgatttattatttgtattttatgttttgtgATCCTAATCTGGAAGGTACCACTTTTACTGGTAGAACTGTTTGGAGAAACCCTAATGGTTATCTTCCTGGAAAAATGCAACCTTTCATCACCCTTTATGCTTTTATGTCTTTGGCTTATCTTTTACTTGGTTTGGCATGGTTTTTGAGATTTCTTCACTTTTGGAAAGAGAAGGATGTTGTTCATGTTCATCTTCATTATCATATTACTGCCGTCATTGCGCTTGGAATGGTTGAGATGGCATTTTGGTATTTTGAGTATGCTAATTTTAATGCTACTGGTAGTAGGCCTATGGGAATTACTATATGGGCTGTTACTTTTACTTCTGTTAAGAAGACGCTTTCCAGGTTGCTTTTGTTGGTTGTGTCTATGGGATATGGTGTTGTTAGGCCAACGCTCTTTGAGGGTTTTGTATCTAGAGTTACGGTTCTTGGGGGGTTCTATTTTgttgcatgtgaagtgtttgaGCTTTTTGAGCATTTGGGAAACATCAATGACTTTTCTGGGAAATCTAAACTGTTGTTGGTGCTACCTGTTGTTTGCCTTGACTCATGCTTCATTCTATGGATCTTCTCTTCCTTGTCTAAAACCTTGGAGAAACTGCAGGCAATTATCTAACTTTTATGATTGTAGTAAATTATAACCACTGCCTCTAATTTATGTTGGGTTATGTGTTTTTAATCACATTGTGGGAGTATAGTCCTAAATATTGATTGTAGTAAATCTGCATTAGTCCTTTATGCTAGAATGGCTAGACCGAACTCCCATGGTCGCGTTGGTGACATTTAATGagaatctatttttttataagtgatattgtaaaatagtaatttttcatTAGATATCAACTGATTTTTCATTAGATATTAACTCCTATGTAATCTTGTATTTAGATGGGTTCCAACCCCTGTTGGGGATAGGTAGGACAGGTTTACTTATTAAGGTTTGTGGTTTTTATAAATGTGGAATATGGCCTTTTTGTGACCTTGTAGAAGATATGTGAGTTAGGCTTATCATTTCTGCATATTCTTATTTTCTATTTGTTGTTTATTTGGATGTAGACAAGGAGAAACTTGGCTAAACTGGAGATCTACCGAAAATTTACAAATACCCTTGCAGTGTCTGTGCTACTGTCCATTGCATGGATTGGCTTTGAGGTAATtcttacaaaatatatttgatgtaTTAGAATAAACAATTTTAGAGCTGCAAATCATATGTGCTCTCCCCTGAGAAGTATCCAAGCATTTTTTTcagaaaaactaaaataaatttgagaTAATATTGCTAACAATAATTTGTTACTGTGATCAACCAGCTGTACTTCAATGCAACTGATCCTTTAAGCGAGCTGTGGCAAATTGCTTGGATTATTCCCACTTTCTGGTGCCTGCTATCATATACTCTATTGCTGGTGATATGTGTTCTTTGGGCTCCTTCTCGTAACCCTACTAGGTATGTCCTTTATGGGGTCTTCATGAATGGTGTTATTAAGAGGGTTACATGTCTGTTTAATGCTAATCATATATGAAACTTTATTTAGAATGTCCATCCATTGCTAGTTATGTTAGTTGTTGTAAATTGTAACAGAAAATGATGTTTTGGATCTACCTTGTGCTAATGtaattttttcatcatttcGTTGCGAACTTGCAATTTATGCTGCACACTTTGGTGGTTATCGGTCTTGTGTGTTTTGTAAACTTTTAGATGAACTAGTTTTGTAAACTCTTAGATGAACTAGGATAGGTTTCTTTTAACTTGTAGATAAAAATGCTAGTTTTCATTTGATATCTTTATACCTTTCTTGCCAAGGCAATTATTGCTACTTCTTGCACACTGCTACATATGCCATGATGGGTTTCTATTGTATTTAATGATCAATAATAGGTTTATTACTAGGGAAGCAGGGATTAATGCATACTCCTTTTGACCAAATGCCTTATTTTCTAGATAGATAACACATCCTGCCACTTTTCAGTCCAATTGTCAACAAATACCGTTTACAAAATTTCTCTGCCTATACATGTTGTTTGTGAAGAACTTTAGGTCATCTGATCAATGAAAGTGATGAAAAATCTTTGATTGTTGTTATACTAGTCTCTAGccttatggtgaattttgagaAGATTTAGATTAGGTATTTATTGCCAATTTAACCCAAAAGTGGCATGGAAAAACACAGGACTCCTGAGAAGTTGCATTAGTAACTCAATAATCTGTTTTTACCTCCATCATTTGATTCATTTCACTTTCTCTCTAATTCTCCTGATTCACGGGAACTAAATGTTATCccaccttttttgtttttgctggTGTCTACGTCGAAAGACTGATTGcatttgtatattttatttctagATATGCATACCTAGAGGGAACAAATGACTTTGACGAGGAGGGTATCTCTCTAACAAGCAGTGTAGCAAAGATGACTGGAGATGTGGCATCCAAGCTTGAGCGGAAGGAAAGAATAGGTTCTAGTGCCACCGATCTTACATTTGGAGATGATATTGAGGAAGATAAACGAGAATAATGTCGCTCAGACTTGTATAGTAGTGTTTCATATGACGTCACCTTTTACAAGAAGTCTGTAAATATCATATATACAAATGGTTTTGTATGCGGAATATGTCATTTAGTAATGGGGAAACAGAGAGGCAGTGTCATTTGATCAAAATCATAATTGCAGATGATAtgtaccaccaccaccaccacgtAAGAACAGTTGTCTAAAACATTTTAACTGTTGTGATAGAATCATCCCCCAGCTTAGTTTTAGATGACTATAATCCTTTATCTGTATGCCTTTCGATTTTCATGCCCTTTTGTTTTGAGCTTTTCATACCATATTTTCTGTAGGCCTTATCTGTAATTAGCAATGAGttttaaaattacagttttaAGTAAAGTATAGTTAATGTTATTGGAATACTTGCTGTTTAACTTGGATGATGCTGCTGGAGAGTTTGTGAGTGATTATGGGTAGGTGTGGAGGTAATATAGTTGGCTAATTGCCCATAGATAGTCGTCGGACAGCTCAAATTTTCTGCAAGTGTATTCTAACGAACTGCCTCCATTGTCATGCTGATGTTGATCCGTTGCTGTTATGCTGCTAATCTTTACTGTCACAGCCACAGCTAAAAACTAGTTGATATGAGGGGTTGTTTGTACCATTTGGAGTATGTTCTGTTTTATTAGTTGTATAATGTTGACTCGTGTCTGAAGCTTGGCCGTCCTTGTGCTAAGATTCAAATTCTATTTTGAATAACTTCATTTGCTTAGGAGTGGAGAGGGTATGCATAAATTTGCTTGTTTTGTTAGGCAGAGAATTGTAATTTATGTGTGGAGCTCAGCCCTATGGTGGATTGGGAGTGTGTTCCCATCTGCATTTGCATTTCTAATTCAATAATACCAAAAGCGTATATGTTTATCTTTTGAGTTATGATATCTGTACAACCATATCTAAcaactttgatgacaacttttatttactctcttcttattggtccaaaacaatagagagagagagagagagaaaaaaaggaagagagagattaataatataatgtgagtatgacagagaaagttgtcaaaaagtggatgtacatatatcatttctcttatcttTTACCTTCCACTACTTTTCTATTTGATGTCTACGTCAGGTCAGACCAGATAGTAGACTCCCTTAAAACCATGTGGCTTACTTTCAATCATATTCTTGTGTAAATTTATGGGTGTAGTACTATTCTAGCCAccattagtgttttttttattttatttttttatcatgattAATTTGTGCTTTTGAAATAGTGTTTGAAGTTATCTATCTATCCGTGTTTTGTTCTGTATAACTAATTATGATTGCTGTATGCACCTGAGTTCTATTTTACCCAACAGCTAGCTAAAGAAAAATAAGCTATCCTTTTACCCTGTCTTCAATTGCTTTGGGAGGAATGACCCTGCCTCCAGATAGATATTATCAAGTGTTTTGTTTCTTCAATTATTGTTTCATTGCATGTAATGGACACAAGTATTACTGCATCATAGTTGCTTCACTAGCCAATTAATTCAACATGTCAGTCcaatgtatttaaaaataaataaataaatactcccTACATTTGAAATGAGTGtcaatttagaaagaaaaaataaaataaaataaatgttattctcACTTTTCAATATAGTATTAATTTCGTTTTTTCAATAGTACCTCCTGATTATTGCACACTACTTTGAAAGCATCATATTCTACAtcaatttgatttataatttaaataatgatGAGAAATGCAGTTAACAAAGCTATTTTAGTAAAAGTATATGACATtggacaatatacattatttcattttttattgtgtaaaaattttaaatgacaCTCATTTGTAAAGAGATAGAGTACTATTTTTTACACGTATATGCGTAATTAGAAAAAgttaatgataaaaattattACTTCATCCATTGCACAATAAATAAGTCTTTTGTTCATTTCAAACATATTAAGACAAATGTATAagtgaaaaggaaagaaaaatggttttgattGCCTTTGTCAAGgaaagaaaaatggttttgattGCCTTTgtcaagtattggtgcattcaccgttatcataaatataaagtggaatatattgaattgagagtgataaaattaatactccTTCCGatcctatatataagaaaatattctttttttagatacatttaataattaatgtatctagtcTTCATTGTAAAcgagatacattaattattcaatgtacttaaaaaaaagaatattttcttatatacaGGAccaggaccggagggagtattaattagagtgtataattgaaaaaaaagtaatgaatgttgcattgaaaagtgaaatgggtATAATCATTTTGCAAATTACTCACTTATTGTGGAACGGATGAAGTATAATTTAAGCACGTAAATTTTTAATAACACGGGTAATTATTCATCAATAAAACTCATAAATAAatgttgtcaaaaaaaaaaaaaactcataaataaatgtaaaatactACATCTGTAAGTAgctttaaattgaaaaatcattACAACAACTTTAGATaacattaaaattcatttttacatAAGGGTAGAAAAGATACCTTTACAAATTATATAAATGTCAAAAGTGTAGGACTATTTGcgacatattttaaaattttgatatcttTAATGAAAAAAGATAACATTGTTGAAACCATAAAGTTAGTTATcatatcatcataataatagaaagacaacattgTTGCCCATTTCTTTCGCCATTTGGTTTTagtttctctttctcttcttctaaATCTAATTTGTATGTATCAACCACAAAAAAATTtccattctttttcattttcatattctggattttcttcatcaatcaacCTGCATTACATCACATTATACTAAGCTTATTAGTGATTCAATGctatttcaattttagttttgagatcttttatattttttgtagttATAGAAAATGAGGACAAGGCTAAGTTTTTTATGGTGTGTTTGGATTTACCTTTGTGGGTCATGTATGGGAAGATTTGTGgtagaaaaaaacaatttgaaaataacTTCTCCAAAATCATTGAGAGGTATATATGAATGTGCAATTGGAAATTTTGGGGTCCCAAAATATGGAGGAACAATGATTGGAACAGTTGTGTATCCAAAACTTAATAAGAATGGTTGCACCAAATTTAATGATGCAGATACTTCCTTGAATTCCAAGCCAGGAAGCTTCCCTACATTTGTTCTTGTTGATCGGGGAGGTTAGTTACCCTTTCAATGTTAAATATTTGGGATTTATTTAgagtttgttttgtttctaaaaTAATTAAGTTGGTAAACTTGTACTTAGTTACTTTGTCAGCAAGTTATCATGTATGTGTGTGATTTTTGTTATggatattttgaatattttcttttgaagaaataCTAACAACACATTCACACACTTTATGTCTTACCACTATGGGAATTGGTTCACTAAATAGGAGACTGGTTTCATATGATTGAGTGAATTCACATAAATTTCATCTGAACAAAGAGAGTGTTGGAAAGACGGTGTTTGGTAACATGTTTGTAAAACTtgtattccaatttttttttttgttctatttaCTTTGGTAATGGTTACGTAATGATGAATGTGATGCAACAAGTCAAATCTTGGTAGCTTTTGTTCATTGTGTGGTGATTTTTCACACAATGATGATATATATCGTCTACTGTATGCTAGAAACATCAAAATAGAAAGGCTCAAGTGTTTAAAACATCGTTTTTGCAATGTTGGTAGATTGTTATTTCACTTTAAAGGCATGGAATGCTCAGATTGGTGGAGCAGCAGCTATTCTTGTTGCAGATGATAGGGTAGAACCATTGATCACAATGGACACTCCGGAAGAAGGGAATGGTGCTACTAACGACGATTATGTTGAAAAGATTACAATTCCTTCTGCACTTATAAGCAAATCAGTTGGAGACAGTATCAAGAAAGCTCTCTCAAGTGGAGGAATGGTGAACGTAAATCTCGATTGGAGAGAGGCACTTCCACACCCTGATGAGAGAGTTGAGTATGAGTTATGGACAAGTAGCAATGATGAGTGTGGTCCAAAGTGTGAGAGTGAAATTAATTTCTTGAAGAGTTTTAAAGGAGCAGCTCAATTACTTGAGCAAAAAGGTTACACTCAGTTTACACCTCACTATATAACTTGGTATTGTCCAGAAGCATTCATCTTAAGCCAACAGTGTAAATCTCAGTGCATTAATAATGGGAGATACTGTGCACCTGATCCTGAACAAGATTTCACTAGAGGGTATGATGGAAAAGATGTTGTTATTCAAAATTTGCGCCAATCTTGCTTCTTTAAAGTTGCAAATGAAAGTGGTAAGCCTTGGCAATGGTGGGACTACGTTACTGACTTTGCAATCCGATGTCCAATGAGAGAAAGTAAATACACTGAAGAATGCTCCGATCAAGTTATTAAATCTCTTGGTAGGTTGGATACTTTCCTCTTTCATCGATTGCACGCACTTTGACCTTTTTCTTTGGTGGTGTCTGATTATGTctgaatttcttaacaaaacaTAACATAGTTGTTCGATCTTAACTGATTTACTTGATGTAGGTGTTAATTTGAATAAGATTAAGGACTGTACTGGGGATCCTAATGCGAATGCTGAAAATCCCGTTCTTAAAGCTGAACAGGATGCACAGGTT from Medicago truncatula cultivar Jemalong A17 chromosome 8, MtrunA17r5.0-ANR, whole genome shotgun sequence includes the following:
- the LOC11423311 gene encoding transmembrane protein 87B: MIIIKFQILSFFIYLLFLLLFLPNNVHASIHYYSKQPFTHRSNAFFFHAGAEALFSSSFIRFESISFTRPKHSAIIHGQMQQNTGLIESIILEVKDRNRIGGFYFNPKSDLICCDPFLSKTQNCNLGEVIIHNNPQNPNFPKRLKTFFQGTNQIAHMDPQTVQINATGIYYLYFMFCDPNLEGTTFTGRTVWRNPNGYLPGKMQPFITLYAFMSLAYLLLGLAWFLRFLHFWKEKDVVHVHLHYHITAVIALGMVEMAFWYFEYANFNATGSRPMGITIWAVTFTSVKKTLSRLLLLVVSMGYGVVRPTLFEGFVSRVTVLGGFYFVACEVFELFEHLGNINDFSGKSKLLLVLPVVCLDSCFILWIFSSLSKTLEKLQTRRNLAKLEIYRKFTNTLAVSVLLSIAWIGFELYFNATDPLSELWQIAWIIPTFWCLLSYTLLLVICVLWAPSRNPTRYAYLEGTNDFDEEGISLTSSVAKMTGDVASKLERKERIGSSATDLTFGDDIEEDKRE
- the LOC11429925 gene encoding vacuolar-sorting receptor 1, encoding MRTRLSFLWCVWIYLCGSCMGRFVVEKNNLKITSPKSLRGIYECAIGNFGVPKYGGTMIGTVVYPKLNKNGCTKFNDADTSLNSKPGSFPTFVLVDRGDCYFTLKAWNAQIGGAAAILVADDRVEPLITMDTPEEGNGATNDDYVEKITIPSALISKSVGDSIKKALSSGGMVNVNLDWREALPHPDERVEYELWTSSNDECGPKCESEINFLKSFKGAAQLLEQKGYTQFTPHYITWYCPEAFILSQQCKSQCINNGRYCAPDPEQDFTRGYDGKDVVIQNLRQSCFFKVANESGKPWQWWDYVTDFAIRCPMRESKYTEECSDQVIKSLGVNLNKIKDCTGDPNANAENPVLKAEQDAQIGQGSRGDVTILPTLVINNRQYRGKLSKAAVLKAICASFQETTEPSICLTPDMETNECLTNNGGCWQDKAANITACRDTFRGRVCECPIVQNVKFVGDGYTHCEASGPLRCAVNNGGCWKGARGGRAYSACIDDRTKGCKCPPGFRGDGVHSCKDVDECKEKLACQCPECNCKNTWGSYECRCNNGLFYVRESDMCIGKYSASVSSGGFIWLVILLLGTCGAVGYVFYKYRIQRYMDDEIRAIMAQYMPLDNQPEHTNQVQHAV